Proteins from a single region of Xenopus laevis strain J_2021 chromosome 9_10S, Xenopus_laevis_v10.1, whole genome shotgun sequence:
- the LOC121398804 gene encoding stress response protein NST1-like encodes MEYNQLQDYVLEFSLDNCPRGNQGYNRVLLQLFGFTGHGKSALINSLLYVLQAGKYKIHAKSGMTPSGGAVTMERRAYEITPTITVVDNRGLVRMTDYEMRMIYAQLGNFVPLNKKVEWRGNYEEFMSQLEDSELDPNYTDFIVPVFIYKVLYTLPEQEKSQMKAFFKNCRDLTGVFPIVVLTYKTSGNYFEVEKMFKCLGAEVVVAVENYSEEDQTQTQGRNTDFLSLLKYALDDVRFRMVHPRNPKEERIQRKKFLHIYSHNTYMEEKSKKERFMARKRMEDRKRFFARKREEAIRKREARRREEESREREEARRRTEEAKRRAEEARAIEEARRRAEEARAIEEARRRAEEAMRREEESRRAEEAREGEEARRREQARRREAASRRAEEVRERERVRMRAEEHRRKTEGSCFIQ; translated from the exons ATGGAATATAACCAGCTCCAAGACTATGTTCTAGAGTTCAGCCTAGATAATTGTCCTCGGGGGAACCAGGGCTACAACCGGGTCCTACTGCAGCTGTTTGGCTTCACAGGGCACGGCAAGTCTGCCCTCATCAACTCACTTCTATATGTTCTGCAAGCtgggaaatataaaatacatgctAAATCAGGGATGACCCCAAGTGGGGGTGCTGTAACTATGGAGAGAAGAGCCTATGAAATCACACCCACCATCACAGTTGTGGATAACAGAGGACTTGTGAGAATGACTGACTATGAGATGAGAATGATTTACGCACAGTTGG GTAACTTTGTACCCCTGAATAAGAAGGTGGAATGGAGAGGCAATTATGAAGAGTTTATGTCCCAGCTAGAGGATTCCGAGCTGGACCCAAATTACACAGACTTTATAGTTCCCGTGTTTATCTATAA AGTGCTGTACACATTGCCAGAGCAGGAGAAGTCACAGATGAAGgcgttttttaaaaactgcagagACCTGACAG GTGTTTTTCCAATCGTTGTCCTCACCTACAAAACAAGTGGGAATTATTTTGAGGTTGAAaagatgtttaaatgtttgggTGCAGAGGTGGTAGTGGCAGTGGAGAACTACTCTGAAGAGGATCAGACACAGACACAAGGGAGAAATACAGATTTCCTTAGCCTCCTTAAATATGCTTTGGATGATGTCAGATTCCGAATGGTGCACCCAAGGAACCCGAAGGAAGAACGTATACAGAGAAAGAAATTCCTGCACATATATAGTCATAATACTTACATGGAAGAGAAAtcaaagaaagaaagatttaTGGCTAGGAAAAGAATGGAGGATAGGAAAAGATTTTTTGCtaggaaaagagaggaggctataAGAAAAAGGGAAGCTAGGAGGAGAGAAGAGGAGTCTAGGGAAAGAGAGGAGGCTAGGAGGAGAACAGAAGAGGCTAAGAGGAGAGCAGAGGAGGCTAGAGCAATAGAGGAGGCCAGGAGAAGAGCAGAGGAGGCTAGAGCAATAGAGGAGGCCAGGAGGAGAGCAGAGGAGGCTATGAGAAGAGAGGAGGAatcaaggagagcagaggaggCCAGAGAAGGAGAGGAGGCTAGGAGAAGAGAGCAGGCTAGGAGAAGAGAGGCGGCatcaaggagagcagaggaggtcagagaaagagagagggttAGGATGAGAGCTGAGGAGCATAGAAGGAAGACTGAGGGAAGCTGCTTTATTCAGTGA